The nucleotide window CCTCCGGTCATCACCCTGGCGTCCGGTGGTGGCCAGACGATCTACAAGGGAGAAAGGACGCGCAACCCGCTGGTCTTCCTCGTGACCCGGAGCGGCACGCCGCTCGCGAACGCGCCCGTCGATCTCAGCCACCTCGAATTGATCGGGGGGATCGAGTCTCCCGATGGGAGCGTGTCCGCCACCTCCCTCACGCTCAGGACCGATGCCCTCGGCAAGGTCTCCGTCTATTTCAAAGCCGACTGATTTCCCCCCCGATGTCGAACCATCACCTTCTCCTTTTTCTCGCTCTCGTCCAGCCGCTGTTCGCGGAAACCGCGACCATCGAGGGCCGTGCGGGCGGCGCGACCACCAGCGGGACGATCACCGTGACCGTCGATTCCGACCGCGACGGCCTGTCGGACGCCGACGAGGCGACGCGCGGCACCGATCCCCACAAGGCCGACACCGATGGCGACGGCATCTCCGATGGTGCGGAGGTCACCGCCGGGACCGATCCGCTCGTCAACCAGTTCACGGCCGATCCCGACTGGGGCGGCATTCCGGCAGCGACCAAAGCCAAGATCACAGGGGGATTCTGGGATTTCGAATCCTATAGCAATGGGTTTGCCAGCCGGGTCGCTCCCACCGTTTCGAAGCTGGTTCCCAAGGTGGGGCCGTCGTGGATCCAGAACACCACGGGCATTTGGAATGAAACGGGCGGATTCTCCGGCAAGTCGATCAACCTGGGGCCGAACAAACAGGTCCAACTGGTCCAGTTGGGAGCGGCGGCGCTTCCGATCAAAAACCACGTGTGGACCGTGGGCTTCGCTCTCAAGCTCAACAGCAGCCTGACCACCGGGGGAGACGTGCTGCCGGTGTTCAGCGCCTATGCGAACGGGGTGACGAATCTCTCGGACCAGTTCAGGATCGAACTGCTCGCCGTTTCCGTTGGAAGTCCCGCCCAGACCCAGAACCTGCTCCGGATTCGCGACGATGGCGGCAACCTGTCGGGGCAATGGGTCATTCCGCCGACGGTCAATCTCCAAACCTGGAATGAATTTGCGGTCCGGGCGTCGGCGCAAAACCCATCGGCGACCACCCGCACCTGCTTTGTCAACGGCAGTGGGCTGGCATTTGTCACCACCGGGGTCACCTACACCCAACTGCCCGGGCCGACGAGCAATGTGGACACCTTCGACGGGCGGATCGGAGGGGTTCGGATCAACAATGTGGTCACCGCTTCCTCTTACAATTTCTCGGTGGACCGCTTCTTCATCACCAACGGGGCGACATTCACCACTTCGAATCCCGATCCAAGCGTGGTTCCGGATTTCGTTGCCGTGACCAACCGCGACACCGATGGCGACGGCATGTCCGACCGCGACGAAGCGGCGAATGGCACCGATCCCCTCCACTACGATCCCGACGTGGACAAGGACGGGCTGACCAACGCCGAGGAGGCGGCGGGCCAGGCGGTGTTCAACGGCGTGACCAGGACCTTCGGCGCCACCAACCGCAACAATCCCGACACCGACGGCGATTTGTTCGACGATCTGTGGGAGGCGAAGTACTACCATTCCAGTAACGTCGATCCGAACAATGCGGCGAAGCCCGTCCACGACAACCCCGCGACCACGGGCGTCATCGAAGGCGACTACGACGGCGACGGCCTGTCCAACGACCTCGAATGCCTCTACGGCACCGATCCGAACAACGCGGATACCGACGGCGACGGCATCAGCGACAAGGACGAGGCTTCCGCCGGATCGGACCCCTCCGACAGCACCGACAAGCCCCTCAACCCGGCGGACTACTACGGAGACACCTCGCTGGGGGACTACTCGCCGATCGGCGACCTCAACACGATGGTCAAGAGCGACGGCGGTGATGGTGTCGTCAAAATCGCGGTCGGACTGGACCCCGCGCCGGCAGCAAACGGCGATCAGACCCTGGGCGCGAAAGGGGCCTATTGGAATACTGAGATCTGGCAGCTCAAGGTGGGGAAGATCAAAGCACTGGCACCGTCCCGAACCACCATGTCGCCGGTGAAGAAGATTTCGCCCAAGGCCGAAATCCAGGAGATCCTTGTGACAAGTGCCGCGACCGTCGGCAGCGCGGCCACTCCGGTCAAGGACCACGACTACCACTACACCGCACGGGTGGACGTTGGAAACGCTCCGTTCATTCTCTGCGATTTGAACCAGATCCTGGGTGTACACAATGACTCGGGACCCAACGGCACTCACATCGAGCGTCACGACGGGCCGATCAATCCCGTGTTTTCGGGGGCCGCGGCACCGAGCGCCTGGCTGGTGCCCCTCGACAACTACTCGTTCGCCACCAGCTACGGCGGCGGCGATGCGGTGGGACCGAAGTACCGCAAGGTCGCTCTCAACGGCCGTCCGATCCCCGACGAAAAGCCCCAGCAGGAGGCGGAGAGCGACCAGCCGGAGGAGGAAACCTACGTCGATGCCTTCAACCTCGGCCTGCACCACGACACCAGCTACCACTACACGCCGCTCGGAGCTTCCGACCTCGCGCTCCAGGTGACGGCCAGCACCGAGGAAACCGGCTTTTCCAGCCGCTCCGGCCTCCGGCCGAACGAGCGCCTCGACCTGCCCTTCGGGGTTGGCTGGTCGTCGAACCTCTGCTCCTATGTCGAGGTGGTGGAAACCCTCGGCGACGACACCCACGAGCCGGTGACGGTGAACGTGGTCGACGAGTCCGGGCGGTCCCAGCGGTTCGGGACCATGGATTTCGGCAGCTTCTTCCCGTGGCCGTCCGCCCGCGTCGACAAGAAGACCTATCTCAACACGCTCACCCGCGCCGGAAACAACTTCACGCTCCAAAAGAAATTCGGCAGCACGCTGACGTTCACGCCCAGCAAGGCCTGGTTCATGTATTCGACCGACCGGCTGGAGGGCTCGACCAAGATCCGCCGCCACACCTACTGGCGGCTTTCGGAAGCGCGGGACCGCTTCGGCGTCCGCCTTCGCTACGACTACGACAACGGGCCCGGCGTGCCCAACGAGGTCGCGCTCATTCCGCGGCAGATCAGCTCGCCGGACCGCGAGGGCCAGTTCCTCGTCATCGGCCGCAGCCCCGATTCCCGCCGCGTCACCTCGATCACCGACAGCCGCGGCAACACCACCAGCTTCGAATACGCGACCAACAATAGCGAGTATTCCCACGATGGCATGACCGCCGGGGCGTCGAAGCTGACGGAGGTCCATTTCGCCGACGGCACGGTCGTCTACTACACCTGGCAAAGTGTCTACGAGCAGGAGGTCGACAACACCGATCCCGTGAACCCGCGGGTCACCCGTCACTTCCACACCAACCTCAGGTCGCTCACCGACAGGATCACCCCGCTCGCCGGCAGCCCGAACACCCACGTTTTCAACTACGGCTTCGACCAGTCGAAGCAGTACTGGGATTCCAGCGTCAACGGCACGCGCGCGGCGGTCGATCTCGGGCAGTTGCCCGCGGACGTGCGCGCCTACGTGGAGACGGAGATCTCCAAGCGCAACGACTCCGGCCACGGCCAGTGGAAGACGATGTACGGCCAGCCGCGCCGCGTCACCTCTGTCGTGCGGCCCGCGGGCATGGGCACGACCACCTTCGCGATCCAGGGGCAGACCCTCTTCGGACCCACGGTGAGCTTCCCCGAGATGCCGGTCACTACCGTGACCGATGCCATCGGCAGCAAGACCGTCTATGAGTTCTCCAACCTGCTCGCGGAGGTGGTGAACGTGGACTCCTCGGAAAAATCCGTGAGCGCCCAGTGGATGATCTACTACCTCACCTCGAAGATCCATCACGGCGGCGCGGTGGGAACGGGCGGCTACCTCGGCACGGAGACCTACGAGTATGAGCCCGCCGCGGGTCTGGCCCTGAAGAAGGCGACGGACTTCTCCGGCAATGTCACCACCTGGGAGTTCGGCAACGACTACAGCGGATTGCCCGCGGGTCTCGCCGCCACCTCGGCCACGATGACGAAGTGGGCCGATCCCACCGCAAAGGTTGATGCCCTCGGCCGCCTCGAAACCTATACCTACAGCAGTTCCCACCGGATCATGGACAACACCGATGATCCGTATCACACGACGAGCGCGTTTAGCGTCGACGGCCTCGGCCGCAGGCGCACGAAGACGGTCCAGCAGAACGGCAGCCAGCCGCTCCAGCAGGAGCGCTACGACTATGGCAACGCCCGCTTCCAGGGATTCCAGACCAGCTCGTCAAGACTGGCATTCTCCAATGTGACCGGACAGGCTTGGGAGACTGCCCTGGAAACCGCCACCCTTCCCGATGCCAACGGCCGCGTGTGGAAGGAAATCACCGATCCTCGCGGTCTCTCGCTCGTGACCGAGCACGGCTACGACTTCAACAACAACAAGACCTGGACGCTCGATCCGCGCGGCAAGCGCACCCGCTTCGCCTACGACAAGCTCAACCGCCTCACGGAAGTCACCTACCCGGAGGCGGGCACCAGCACCGGCACCGCCGCCGCGATCAAGAAGATCTGGTACAACGAGAACGGCAGCAAGGCCGCGGAAATCGACGAGGAAGGCCGCTACCTTATCCACCACTACGATGCGCTGAACCGCCGCATCGCGACGATCCGGGACATGGACGGCCTGGGCCTGCCCACGCTGGATTTCCGGGGAGTGGTCAACGAGGATACCAAGGGCAGCGCCACCGGCGACGATCTCGTCTCGCGGGTCGCATACGATGCCGTGGGCAACGCGATCCGCAAGACCGATCCGCGCGGCATCGTGACCCGCACGTTCTACGATGCGATCCAGCGGCCCGTGCACGTCTTCGGCGGCTTCACCATCGCGGAGGCGGATGCGGCGGAATCTTCCGGGGACGCGTTGGGAGCCTACACCTCGCAGGCCGCCGCCTCGACCAGCCGGACCCACACCGAGTTCCGCTACACCGACACCGGCCTGGCGCTGCCGGAAGGCGGCACGGTGAAGGGCAATCCCGGCGGCAGCGCCTTCAATTCCTCCGGGTTCAAGCCCACCGTGGCGATCCAGCACGCCGCCGTGCTCACCGCCACCGGCACCGCGGACGTGGTGACCTACGCGAGCTACGATGCGCTCTACCGCCCGCTGCGCACGGAGACCGTCTATGAAACCGGTTCCGTGGCCGTGGCGGTCACCGCCTATGGGGCGCTCTCCGGGGCCAAGGAAGCGCTCGACACCACCTCCACCGATGACCGGGGCAAGGTGACCCGGTCCGTGATGGACGGACTCCAGCGCGCCACCAGCGTGACCGATGCGTTCGGAACCGCCCTCGCCGCGACGAAACAGACCGTGTATTCCAGCACCGGCCTGGTGTGGAAAACCATCGACCCGCTCAACCGCGAATCGGAAACCGATTACGACGGAGCGGGCCGTGCCGTTACCGTTTGGCAGCCCGATCCCGTCACCGGAGTGGTGAACCGGGCGAACCCCACCGATCCGCTCGCAGGCTCGCCGCGCACGCAGACGGCGTATGACAAGAACGGCAATGTCACCGTCACGCTCGATCCTCTCGGCTACCGCCACGAGTTCGAGTACGACGCCCGCAACCGCAAAACGCTGGAGCGCCTGCCCTCGGTCACGGCGACGGAAATCACCGCCGGCCAGCCGGTATCGACCTCCTTTGTCACTCCGGTGCTCCGTACGGCATATGACGGCGTCGGCAACGTCACCTCCGCCACGGACGCGCGCAACCACATCACGCGCACGTTCCGTGACCGGGCCAACCGCGTCACCGCCGTGCTCGTCAATCCGGTCAGCGGCAATCCCTCCACCAATCCCGCCAGCCCCGGGACCCATGACATCGCCACCCGCACCAGCTACGATGCCGCGGGCAACGCGCTGGATGTGACCGATGGCAACGGCAACCACACGCGCAACACCTACGACACGCTCAACCGTCTCGTCACCACCGCCACCAATCCCGATACCGGCGCTCCCTCCGCCGATCCCGCAAGTCCGGCTACCGGAGACATCACCGTCCGCAACGCCTACGACGATGCCGGGCATCTGGTGAAGGTCACGGACGGCGAAGGGCATGCCACCGGCTTCCGCTACGATGGCCTGGGCCGGAAGACCCGCACCCTGTGGGACGAGGGCACCGGAGTCGAGAGGGCGGAGCAGGCCACGTTCGATGGCGTGGTCCAGCTCACTCGCACCGATCCGAAGAACCAGACCGTCACTTTCCAATACGATGCCCTGCATCGACTGCAGGACGTGCTCTACAGCGGTGCCTCCGCGGACAACCGCCACCTCGGATACGATCTCGCGGGGAATCTACTGGAGGTCTCGTATCCGAATGAAACCACCGCCCGCAAGACCTTGAGAGGGGTTTCGCAGGTCTTCGACAAGCTCAACCGGCTGACCCAGGAAACCTCCGCCGGGGCGACGCATGTCCACAGCTACGACAAGTCCGGCAACCGCCGCACCACCACCTACGCCTCCAGCGGACGCTTCCTCGCCAGCACCTATGACAAGCTCAACAGGCTCTTGACCTGCACCGAGAAGGCGAACGCCTCCGCTGCCACCGGCAGCGTCACCAGCTACTTCTACGACCTCGGCGGCAATGTCACCCGCAAGGTCCTGCCCAACGGCACGGAGAACCGGTCCACGTTCGACGCGCTCAACCGCAAGCTCGGCGAGGACACCCGCACCGCCGCGGGCGGGCTGGTATCGCGCTTCGACTACTCGCAGTCGCCGGGCGGCTGGCCGACGGGCTACGATGGCACGGGCAATGTGCTCAGGATCGTCGAGTCCTACGGCTCGATCAGCGGCCGCACCGTCACCAACAGCTACGACCACGCCCATCGCCTCACCAGCGAGGTCGCGGCCACCACCGGCAGCGGCACCGTCACCACCGGCTACGCCTACGATGCGGCGAACAACCGCACCCAGAAGGTCGTCACCGGCGGCAGCAGCCCCGGCACCTGGACTTCCGCCTACGGCACCCTCTCGGACGGTTACAACAGCAACCAGCTCAAGAGCGTTACCAAGGGCTCCGCCACCACCACCTTCCTCTACGACTCCAATGGCAACCGCTCGGAGAAGAAGGTCGGGACCACCACCGTCCAGAGCTACGGCTACGATTACGACAACCGCCTCGTCACGCTGACGGACAACGTCAAAGGAAGCTTCGCTTACAGCTACGACCACCGCAGCCGTCGTGTCGGCCGTGATGAAAGCTCGGCGGGCGGCGCGAGCACCGAGCTTTCCTTCTCCGGCGGCCTGTCGGTGCAGGAATACACCAGCGGCACCGGCACGCCGGTGGTCGAGCTGATCCGTGGCAGTGACTGGGGCGGCGGCATCGGCGGTGTGCTCTACACGATCCGAAACGGCGGCACTCGCAGCTACAACGCCTACAACTCACGCGGCGACGTTGTCAGCCAGACGGACACCTCCGGGGTGATCACCTGGCAATCGAGCTACGAAGCTTTCGGCACCCGCACCCAGGAACAAGGCACGACGGAGGACCGCCAGAAGGCCAACACCAAGGACGAGGACCCCACCGGCCTCCTCAACGAAGGCTTCCGCTACCGCGACCTTGAGTTCGGCATCTTCCTGACTCGAGACCCCGCGGGCTTCGTGGACGGGCCGAACGTCTACACCTATGTAAGACAGAATCCGTGGACCAAGTTCGATCCCGAAGGGTTGTTTGATTGGCGAAAAACCGGGGAGAGCTTTATGAATACGCTAAATGGCGTCGGTGAATATACCCATGATGCGGTTAATTCATTGGTTGAATTGGCTAACTTCGGAATGGCCGGCATGGAGGCCAATAAACGCTTTGGCGACAAGACCATCAATGCGGTAACCGGAACTGTGAAAAGCTGCGACACTTTAGGTCGTGCTGGCCGGGAGTTTGTAGGAGGGCAATATCAGCAATCCGCGGAAACGGCCTTGTCGACTTTGGGGGCTACGCCCGAACAGCAA belongs to Luteolibacter ambystomatis and includes:
- a CDS encoding glycohydrolase toxin TNT-related protein (This protein contains a domain related to Tuberculosis Necrotizing Toxin, which is the C-terminal effector domain of outer membrane channel protein CpnT, and which has a lethal NAD+-glycohydrolase activity.) codes for the protein MSNHHLLLFLALVQPLFAETATIEGRAGGATTSGTITVTVDSDRDGLSDADEATRGTDPHKADTDGDGISDGAEVTAGTDPLVNQFTADPDWGGIPAATKAKITGGFWDFESYSNGFASRVAPTVSKLVPKVGPSWIQNTTGIWNETGGFSGKSINLGPNKQVQLVQLGAAALPIKNHVWTVGFALKLNSSLTTGGDVLPVFSAYANGVTNLSDQFRIELLAVSVGSPAQTQNLLRIRDDGGNLSGQWVIPPTVNLQTWNEFAVRASAQNPSATTRTCFVNGSGLAFVTTGVTYTQLPGPTSNVDTFDGRIGGVRINNVVTASSYNFSVDRFFITNGATFTTSNPDPSVVPDFVAVTNRDTDGDGMSDRDEAANGTDPLHYDPDVDKDGLTNAEEAAGQAVFNGVTRTFGATNRNNPDTDGDLFDDLWEAKYYHSSNVDPNNAAKPVHDNPATTGVIEGDYDGDGLSNDLECLYGTDPNNADTDGDGISDKDEASAGSDPSDSTDKPLNPADYYGDTSLGDYSPIGDLNTMVKSDGGDGVVKIAVGLDPAPAANGDQTLGAKGAYWNTEIWQLKVGKIKALAPSRTTMSPVKKISPKAEIQEILVTSAATVGSAATPVKDHDYHYTARVDVGNAPFILCDLNQILGVHNDSGPNGTHIERHDGPINPVFSGAAAPSAWLVPLDNYSFATSYGGGDAVGPKYRKVALNGRPIPDEKPQQEAESDQPEEETYVDAFNLGLHHDTSYHYTPLGASDLALQVTASTEETGFSSRSGLRPNERLDLPFGVGWSSNLCSYVEVVETLGDDTHEPVTVNVVDESGRSQRFGTMDFGSFFPWPSARVDKKTYLNTLTRAGNNFTLQKKFGSTLTFTPSKAWFMYSTDRLEGSTKIRRHTYWRLSEARDRFGVRLRYDYDNGPGVPNEVALIPRQISSPDREGQFLVIGRSPDSRRVTSITDSRGNTTSFEYATNNSEYSHDGMTAGASKLTEVHFADGTVVYYTWQSVYEQEVDNTDPVNPRVTRHFHTNLRSLTDRITPLAGSPNTHVFNYGFDQSKQYWDSSVNGTRAAVDLGQLPADVRAYVETEISKRNDSGHGQWKTMYGQPRRVTSVVRPAGMGTTTFAIQGQTLFGPTVSFPEMPVTTVTDAIGSKTVYEFSNLLAEVVNVDSSEKSVSAQWMIYYLTSKIHHGGAVGTGGYLGTETYEYEPAAGLALKKATDFSGNVTTWEFGNDYSGLPAGLAATSATMTKWADPTAKVDALGRLETYTYSSSHRIMDNTDDPYHTTSAFSVDGLGRRRTKTVQQNGSQPLQQERYDYGNARFQGFQTSSSRLAFSNVTGQAWETALETATLPDANGRVWKEITDPRGLSLVTEHGYDFNNNKTWTLDPRGKRTRFAYDKLNRLTEVTYPEAGTSTGTAAAIKKIWYNENGSKAAEIDEEGRYLIHHYDALNRRIATIRDMDGLGLPTLDFRGVVNEDTKGSATGDDLVSRVAYDAVGNAIRKTDPRGIVTRTFYDAIQRPVHVFGGFTIAEADAAESSGDALGAYTSQAAASTSRTHTEFRYTDTGLALPEGGTVKGNPGGSAFNSSGFKPTVAIQHAAVLTATGTADVVTYASYDALYRPLRTETVYETGSVAVAVTAYGALSGAKEALDTTSTDDRGKVTRSVMDGLQRATSVTDAFGTALAATKQTVYSSTGLVWKTIDPLNRESETDYDGAGRAVTVWQPDPVTGVVNRANPTDPLAGSPRTQTAYDKNGNVTVTLDPLGYRHEFEYDARNRKTLERLPSVTATEITAGQPVSTSFVTPVLRTAYDGVGNVTSATDARNHITRTFRDRANRVTAVLVNPVSGNPSTNPASPGTHDIATRTSYDAAGNALDVTDGNGNHTRNTYDTLNRLVTTATNPDTGAPSADPASPATGDITVRNAYDDAGHLVKVTDGEGHATGFRYDGLGRKTRTLWDEGTGVERAEQATFDGVVQLTRTDPKNQTVTFQYDALHRLQDVLYSGASADNRHLGYDLAGNLLEVSYPNETTARKTLRGVSQVFDKLNRLTQETSAGATHVHSYDKSGNRRTTTYASSGRFLASTYDKLNRLLTCTEKANASAATGSVTSYFYDLGGNVTRKVLPNGTENRSTFDALNRKLGEDTRTAAGGLVSRFDYSQSPGGWPTGYDGTGNVLRIVESYGSISGRTVTNSYDHAHRLTSEVAATTGSGTVTTGYAYDAANNRTQKVVTGGSSPGTWTSAYGTLSDGYNSNQLKSVTKGSATTTFLYDSNGNRSEKKVGTTTVQSYGYDYDNRLVTLTDNVKGSFAYSYDHRSRRVGRDESSAGGASTELSFSGGLSVQEYTSGTGTPVVELIRGSDWGGGIGGVLYTIRNGGTRSYNAYNSRGDVVSQTDTSGVITWQSSYEAFGTRTQEQGTTEDRQKANTKDEDPTGLLNEGFRYRDLEFGIFLTRDPAGFVDGPNVYTYVRQNPWTKFDPEGLFDWRKTGESFMNTLNGVGEYTHDAVNSLVELANFGMAGMEANKRFGDKTINAVTGTVKSCDTLGRAGREFVGGQYQQSAETALSTLGATPEQQTANGLITAATFGIGKYLKGFSMLDEVAPTIETLAPTAKETAKGSITLAGEIPTTTGGGTLSIDDFVPSYAAKEGTTSTSLIKYFPDNNGFAGETTQTFLTKGQKIDRYGGGDWSRFFSPQGTPDYGRALPPGTAGQQLRTFEVMKPFPVQSGRVAPAFGQMGGGTQMVSPVNLKTLLKREILRETTE